One window of Canis lupus baileyi chromosome 21, mCanLup2.hap1, whole genome shotgun sequence genomic DNA carries:
- the IRF7 gene encoding LOW QUALITY PROTEIN: interferon regulatory factor 7 (The sequence of the model RefSeq protein was modified relative to this genomic sequence to represent the inferred CDS: inserted 1 base in 1 codon), with product MAVPADRGAPRPLFADWLLGEVSSGRYEGLRWLDAGRTRFRVPWKHFARKDLGEADALIFKAWAVARGRWPPGGGRDQLACEAALRAGWKTNFRCALRSTQRXVMLQDNSGDPTDPHKVYALSSEPGCRGAAAINHGEKAGEDTPPLMALQQSCLEDHLLEAAWGVDAITPGTPGPELPDMEPYQPRAAEMAPSPEPQVLHQARMTDTGPASEPWQPPQEVEPCAPVAGEQVLARPGCSQPGLQAELRALDVTIMYKGRTVLQEVVWHPSFVLLYGPPSLATRATEPHCVAFPSPAKLADQKQLHYTEKLLQHVAPGLQLELRGPGLWARRLGKCKVYWEVGGPLGSASPSTAPRLLQRNQDTPIFDFSTFFREMAEFRARRRRGSPYYTIYLGFGQDLSAGRPKEKSLVLVKLEPRLCRAHLEYVQREGVSSLDSSSLGLCLSSSNSLYEDLEHFLMEVEPPA from the exons ATGGCCGTGCCCGCGGACAG GGGGGCCCCGCGCCCGCTCTTCGCAGACTGGCTCCTGGGGGAGGTGAGCAGCGGCCGCTACGAGGGCCTGCGGTGGCTGGACGCCGGCCGCACCCGCTTCCGCGTGCCCTGGAAGCACTTCGCGCGCAAGGACCTGGGGGAGGCCGACGCCCTCATCTTCAAG gcctgggcGGTGGCCCGAGGCAGGTGGCCGCCCGGCGGCGGCCGTGACCAGCTGGCCTGCGAGGCCGCACTCCGCGCCGGCTGGAAAACCAACTTCCGCTGTGCCCTGCGCAGCACCCAGC TTGTGATGCTCCAAGACAACTCCGGGGACCCCACTGACCCACATAAAGTGTACGCACTGAGCTCCGAGCCGGGGTGCAGAG GAGCTGCGGCGATTAACCATGGGGAGAAGGCGGGTGAAGACACCCCACCACTGATG GCCCTACAGCAGAGCTGCCTGGAGGACCATTTGCTGGAAGCTGCATGGGGAGTGGATGCAATCACTCCAGGCACTCCTG GCCCAGAGCTCCCTGACATGGAGCCATACCAGCCACGGGCAGCAGAGATGGCCCCAAGCCCTGAGCCCCAGGTCCTGCACCAGGCCCGGATGACAG ATACAGGCCCAGCCTCGGAGCCGTGGCAGCCCCCCCAAGAGGTGGAGCCTTGCGCCCCAGTGGCAGGGGAGCAGGTCCTGGCCAGGCCCGGCTGCTCACAGCCAGGACTGCAGGCAGAGCTCAGGGCCCTGGATGTGACCATCATGTACAAGGGCCGCACGGTGCTGCAAGAGGTGGTGTGGCATCCAAGCTTTGTGCTCCTGTACGGGCCCCCCAGCCTGGCCACCAGGGCCACTGAGCCCCACTGCGTGGCCTTCCCAAGCCCGGCCAAGCTCGCGGACCAGAAGCAGCTTCACTACACAGAGAAGCTGCTGCAGCACGTGGCCCCTGGCCTGCAGCTGGAGTTACGGGGGCCGGGGCTATGGGCCCGGCGCCTGGGCAAATGCAAGGTCtactgggaggtgggagggcccCTGGGCTCGGCCAGCCCCTCCACAGCCCCCCGCCTGCTGCAGAGGAACCAGGACACCCCCATCTTCGACTTCAGCACGTTCTTCCGAG AGATGGCCGAGTTCCGGGCTCGCCGGCGTCGGGGCTCCCCATACTACACCATCTACCTGGGCTTTGGGCAGGACCTGTCGGCTGGAAGGCCCAAGGAGAAGAGCCTGGTCCTGGTGAAG cTGGAGCCACGGCTGTGCCGGGCGCACCTGGAGTACGTGCAGCGAGAAGGGGTGTCCTCCCTGGACAGCAGCAGCctcggcctctgcctgtccagcTCCAACAGCCTCTACGAGGACCTGGAACACTTCCTCATGGAGGTAGAGCCACCTGCCTGA